In Bacillus sp. S3, the sequence AGGTCGACCTCTGAATCTGAATCGGTAATGCCCTTAATCGTCTTAATGACTTGTTTAATCGTATTCACGATAGAATTCGACAGGAACAAAGCAGTGGCAAGCGTAATCACCGTCACCAAAAGGATAATGGTATACAACGTTATTTTTAAATTGGTATTGTTTTGATTCAGCTTTTCAATCCGTTCAGCCGATAATTTTTTCTCAATGGCGAGGAAGGAATCCAATTGTGTACGCAGCTGGTCGGTTATTTTCTTCCCAATGTTTTTATCAAAGTGTTCATTCAGTGCTTTCGTATTGTCCGCCTTTTTTAGATTAATGACGTTCTCTCCGGCATTCGCCTGCCAGTTCATAATCAGCGGTTTAATCTCCTCCAGATTCCGCTGCTGCCGGCCATTGTCCGCTAACATGGAATGGAGTTTATTGTAATTGTCAAGCCAGCTGCGGCTCGCCAGATTGTATGGCTCGAGATAGTCGGCATTGCCTGTGATCACGTAGCCTCGCATGCCGGTTTCCATTTCCAGCACATTTTTTTGAATTAGATTCGCAAGGTCGTGGACTTCAATATCATGCTGTGATACAAAATCAACCTCATTCTGCAAATCTGTCATTCTATTCATCACGATTAGCAAGGATACCACCAAGCAAATCAGAATCGTTAAATATCCGATAATAATTTTGGAATGGATACTGTACTTCCAACCCTTGATTGTCATCGCCCCCCCGTTATGGCTCTAGTAAATAACCTTATTCTACCATAACCCTATATCCTTTTGAATGTAGGGGACAGCTTTACCTACTATTTACCCATTTTTATAGAATTCCAGAAAACAGGCGGGCAAATGATTCCTTGCTTTTCACCGCCATGTTGCGTTTATAGAACTCCACAGGGCGGATCCGCCGGCAATCCTTTAGGTCCTCCTCAAATTGGTCCACTAAATCACCAATCGAAGTTGTTCCCGTTAAAAACAAATTCACTTCAAAGTTTAAGTGAAAGCTGCGCATATCAACATTCGCCGTTCCAATCGAGGCAAGATCTCCGTCAACAATCACGACTTTTTTATGCAAAAAGCCTTTTTCATAGGAATATACTTCAATTCCCGCCCGAAGCAACTCTGGAAAATAGGACTGGGTCGCATATTGCGTGAGAAAACCGTCATTGGTTTCAGGCACCATCAAACGAACTTGAATTCCTTTCCGGGCGGCAACGCGCAGCGCTGTTTGTATCGCTTGATCCGGGATAAAATAGGGGGTAGCAATCCAAATCGACTTTGTGGCACAGGTGCACAGCGCATAATAATGGTCACTCATGTTATCACTTGTTTCCGGGCCTGTCGCCACCACATGAACCAAGCCATCACCGTCAGCGGGATGTTCTTTGATATAGCGTTCCTGGTCAAACAATGTCTCGCCGCTCACGTACTTCCAATCCAATATAAATATCGCATGGAGGGTCTGCACCGCTTCCCCTTCAAGAACGACATGGGTATCACACCAATAGCCGTAGTCATCATCCTCCCCAAGATATTCAATCCCCACATTGAGGCCGCCGACAAACCCCACTTTGCCGTCAATAATAATAATTTTTCGATGATTGCGGAAGTTAAATTTCTGATTATACCAAGCGGTTTTGATCGGTAAAAAGGGGTAAACCTGAATGCCTGCTGCTTCCATTTCTTTCGTGACGGCACGTGATAAAGAATAACTGCCGACTGCATCCACCATTAGCCGAACCTCAACGCCTTCTTGTACCTTGGCAAGTAAAATGTCAATTATCTCCTGCCCAAGACGGTCAGAGCGGAAAATATAATATTCCAAATGGATAAAATCCTTCGCGGCCATCAGGCGCCGCTTAATTTCCTCAAAGGTTTCCGTTCCGTTATGTAACACGGTGGTCGTCGTGTTCTGATTTTGATCAGTTAAGGTCACCCGGTCTAAATATTCGGCAAAACAGCGCTGGTGGTCATTCAGCTGCGACACATCCAGTGCGCGCTGTTTATTACTGAGGGCCTCTAATAATTCCCGGTCACTCCTCCGCTTTGATTTGAACAATTCCCCCTTCACGAGCAGCTGACCGGAGTAGACATAGAAAATATAGCCAATTACCGGCAATAACACTAAGATATAGGTCCATAGTAATGTGTTTTGCGGCGGCCGGTTTTCGAGCCATAACGCCTGCACGGTGGATAGAATAATCAAGCCATAAAGGCCGATCAACAACCCTTTCCATTTAAACGGCAGGCCGGTAAACAAAACCACGCAGCATAAAATAAGCATGACGATAACAAAGAAAAATTCCAGGCGTTTACGTTTCATCACGACGTTCTCCCTACATCTTTTTTAAGATGAAATACCCTTTGTTTAGCATGATGAAACAAAAGGGCCTGACCCCCGATGCATTTTCATTCACATCAGGGGTCAGGCACCATTCTTTATTTTTTCCGATAGATTCGTTCCGGCCCATTAAATTCTTCGTAGTTCAATCCTTGTGGCATAAACAGAATCGATTCTTTGCTGCCGAGGGCCATGAAGCCGTGGTCAGCCAAGCTGTTGTACAGTAAGCGATGGACCTGCTGCTGCAGCTCATTATCAAAATAAATCAGCACATTGCGGCAGAGAATCACATGAAATTCATTAAACGAGCCGTCCGTCACCAGATTATGCTGGGCAAAAATCAGCCGTTCCACCAAACACGGCCGAAAATAGGCAGATTGATGATCGGCCGTGTAATATTCTGAAAAGGCCTTTTCCCCGCCGGCTTTCAAATAATTCTTTGTATATTGCTGCATTTTCTTCAGCGGAAATGCTCCCTTTTGGGCAGCCTCCACTGCCTTTTCATTCATATCGGTCGCATAAATCGTCGTTTTGTCCGCCAGTCCCTCCTCCAGCATCAGGATGGCCATCGAATAAACCTCCTCGCCGGTCGCACAGCCGGCATGCCAAATACGAATTTCCGGCAGCTCCCGTAACAGCGGCACGACCTCCTTGCGGAAGGCAGCGAAAAAGCCGGGGTCCCGGTACATTTCCGTCATTCGAATCGACAAATCATTCAATAAGCGTTCCAAATAGCCTTTCTCGTGCAGCACTTTATCCAATAGGGCCGTGATGGTTGGCAGCCGCTCCGCCCGCAGCCGATTCAGAATCCGTCTGCCGAGAGAAGCACGCACGTACCCGCGGAAATCATAGCCATATGCCTGATATAAACCTTCAAGCAGCAGATTGATTTCCATTTCCTGCAGCTCGCTCAAGCCTTCTTCCTCTATTCCATAGGTAAAGATTTTGTTCACTGTGCTTTCACCTGCTCTGTCAGCCATACCCGCATTAAGGAGAACAACTGATCAATATTTAATGGTTTCATAATATAATCCGACGCACCCGCTTCCATACATTTATCGCGTTCGCCCTTCATCGCTTTCGCAGTCAAGGCGATAATTGGCAGATCATGCATACCAAGGTTATCACGGATTGCCCGCATCGCCTCATAACCGCCCATAACCGGCATCATAATATCCATAAACACCAAGTCATAATCGGCCTCTTGAAGCATGCGAAGGGCCTGCTTTCCGTTTGCGGCCACTTCCACGACGATTCCTTTACTCACAAGTGCTGTTTCAATGGCAAAAACATTTCGGCCATCGTCCTCCACTAAAAGCACTTTCTTACCTTTAAATATGTGATCACCGGAAACTTCCATTTCGCTTTCTCCGAACTCGACTAAAGTCCCCTCTGTTTCCGTTTCTTCTAGCATGTCCTCCACACTTGCGGCTACTTCATCAAAGGCCAAATAGTCGGTTACACGTCCATAATCATCCGACTTCTGTCTACTTGGAATATAGACTGTAAACGTGCTTCCCTTATTTGGCTTACTTTGCACCTCAATCGCGCCGCCGAGCAGTTGTGTAAATTCACGGCAAATCGATAATCCTAAGCCGGTTCCGCCAAATTGACGGTTCGTTTTGCCATCCACCTGTTGGAAGGCATCGAAGATAATTTGCTGTTTATCATGTGGAATTCCAATACCCGTATCGGTTACTTCAATGGCCAACACCACTTCCTCTGTTCCCGGGCCGGCAATTTTTTCAGCAGGCGCCTGGATCACACGAACGGTCACCCCGCCTGTTTCCGTAAATTTAAAGGCATTGGACAGAAGATTCTTCCATATTTGCTGCAATCGCTGTCCATCGGTAAAAATCACCGCTGGCAGACCTTGATCCAAACGGACATCGAAGGTCAAATTCTTATTTTTTGCCACCGGGTCAAACAGACTGTGCATCATTTGCGGAATTTCTGTCACATTGACCTCATCAATGAGGATTTCAATTTTTCCAGCTTCCACCTTTGACAAATCAAGGATATCATCAATCAACCGCAGTAAATCGCCGCCAGAGCTGTTAACCACTCGTGCATAATCCGCCACTTCCGTTTTGTCCATTTCTTCAATATTCTCCGTCATCATTTGCGAAAGAATGAGGATACTGTTCAATGGTGTCCGCAGCTCATGCGACATATTTGCCAGAAAATCGGTTTTGTATTGTGAACTCAATTTCAGTTTCTCTGAATAATCTTCGAGTTCATCCTTTGCTTGTTTCAGATCAAAGGCACGTTGCTCCGCATATTTCTTTTGCTCTTCCAAAATTTCATTGGAGATCCGCAGCTGTTCTTGCTGCATTTGCAATTCTTCTGATTGCGCTTGGAGTTCTTCTGATTGTGCCTGCAGCTCCTCGGTTAACATTTGCGATTCGCCGAGCAGCCTTTCGACCTCCATTCGTCCTTTCACACTGGTAATCGCTAAGCCAAACTTGTCCTGAAGCTGATTGATTAAGATCACGTGCTCGGGCAAGTTCGGCTGAAAAGAAGCCAGTTCCACTACCGCTTCCACTTGACCTTCAAAAGAAAACGGGGCAATTAAAAGGTTCGTTGGTGAAGAGGCACCAAAGCCTGAGGTCACTTTATAATGCTCCTCCGGTACCTGATCAAGCTGAAGCAATCGTTGATTCAGTGCTGCCTGGCCAATCAATCCTTCACCTAAGCCAAAACTTTTTTTCACAGAATCTTCATCTGCTATCGCATATCCGGCCACTTTCACAAAATCTGTCACCCCTTCTTTCGTGCGGCGAAGATAGACGACACCGTAAGATGCACCAAACAGCTGCGCCAGCCTTGTCACAAACGATTGCGCGAGGACATTGATATCCGTTATTCCCTGAAACATCATCGAGATCTCAATCCGGCTTTTTTGCACCCAGTTGTGTTTCTCAAGCGTGCCTAAAAGATCGTTCATCGCCTCCGCAAGCTCCCTTGTTTCATCCCGGGTATGGACATGGATCCTTGCCGTCAGGTCCACCTCGGATTCGGAATCAGAATCCGTAATATTTTTGATCGCCCCAATGACTTCTTTAATCGTTTTAACGATGGAATTGGAGAGAATAATCGCTGTTGCAAGCGTAATGATTGTCACCAATACAATGAGGGCATATAAGGTGATTTTTAAATTATTGTTACTTGCGTCTAATTGCCCAATCCGATCAGCTGTTACTTTCTTTTCAGTTGCTAGAAAGGATTCTAGCAGTGTGCGCAGCTGATCGGTTACTTTTTTTCCGGTGTTTTTGTCAAAGTGCTCGTTCAAAGCAGCTGTGTTATCCGCCTTTTTGTGATTGATGACATATTCACCGGAATTCGCCAACCAGCTTATAATTAGCGGTTTCATCTCTTCTAAATTCCGTTGCTGTGCACTGTTAGCGTCTAACATCGAGTGCAGTTTATTGTAATTGTCAAGCCAGGTACGGCTTGCTAGATTATACGGCTCCAAATAAGATTCATCGCCGGTAAGGGCGTACCCCCGCATCCCCGTTTCCATATCGAGAATGTTTCTCTGAATTTGATTAGCCAAATCATGGACTTCAATATCGTGCTTAGAGACGAAATCGACCTCATCCTGCAAAGCTGTCATTCTATTAAGGACGATGAGCAAGGCGAGCACCAAGCAAACCAAGATTGTTAAATAACCTGTAATGATTTTTGCATGAATATTGAATTTAAACCCTTTGATCGCGACCGCCCCCCTAGTTTAATAAGTCTAGTAAATATACCTTATTCTACCATACCCTTTCACTAGTAACCCAACTTTTCCCTTTTGATTGTTCATTTTGGGAAAAAATTCCTAGGTTTCAACCCGGGCAGATGCGGGTACATATTACATATCAAACGATTTTGATGGAGGTATTTACATGGCAAAAACGAAGGAAAAAGAAAAAACCGTTTCATCGTCCGAGCTTCTTGACAAGCAGGTGGCCAATTTCTCTGTATTGTATATGAAGCTGCACCATTTTCATTGGTATGTGAAAGGTGAGAACTTCTTCACGCTGCATGTGAAATTTGAGGAATTGTATACAGAAGCAGGCCTGCATCTGGATACCATCGCGGAACGAATGCTGTCCATTGGCGCCAAACCAACGGCCACGTTGAAGAATCATTTAGAAATGGCCTCAATTCAAGAGGCAGAGGGAGATGAATCGGCACGGGAGATGGTCCAAGCATTGGCGGATGACTTTGAGACGGTCTGTAACGAATTGACAGATGGCATTACGACAGCCGAGGACAATGACGATCAGCCAACGGCCGATATGTTTATTGCCATTCGGACGTCATTAGAAAAACACAGATGGATGCTGAAAGCGTATTTGGCGGAGTAATCGTTAAGATAAAAGTACCAGCAGCGATGCTGCTGGTACTTTTTTGTACGTTTTCCAGTGGACACGAAAAAAAGCACGCAGAATCGATTCTACGCTACCTTTTTTGTGCCCCATCACTTCGTCGTAATCATTACTAAACAAATATCATCCTTTTGTGCATCAAGACGTTCCGTACTCAGCTTAAGATTTTGGAATAACACTCCAGGGTCGTCCATCCCGTCCTCGCGCATACAGTTCACAAGCATCCCTTCCACATCCTCATACTCTTCTTCCAGGGATTCTGATAACCCATCGGTATATAGCAATATCCGAGCATCCTTTTTATAAGGAATAACCCCTTTCGTTACTTCAATTTCATCAAAAAAGCCAACCGCACAGCAGCCTTCCTCGAGCAGCTTCACTTCATCATCGACAATGACAATTCCCGGCGGATGTCCGGCATTCACATACTCGATCGTCTGCTTTTCGGTATCGAGCACCATATAAATCGCCGTAAAATAATAATTAATTAAACTATCAATATGAAGCTGATCCATCCGCCGGTTCAGTTCTTTCAGAACGGCCTCCGGATCACCTATTTCGGTAATTGAATCCTTTAACGCAGAATATATGTACATACAGACAAGGGAAGAAGAAATCCCGTGGCCCATCATATCCAACAAAATAATCCCATAGCGGTGCGGACTAATCTTATACCAGGCATACAAATCCCCCGCCAGCTCAAACGAAGGCTTATAGACGGCAGAAATGGTCACATCCTCTTCCTTAAGCGGATCAGACAGCACACTTAACTGCACCTGCTTGGCCAAATCCATCTCATATTGAATCCGCTTATCCCGTTCCTTCCGCATATCCTTCTCCAATTTTAAGCGCAAAACAGAGCGGATTCGGGCCAGCAGTTCAATCTTATTAATCGGTTTCATCACATAATCAAGGGCACCGGCATCCATCGCCTCGGCCATTTTATTGGAATCACCCATGGCGGTGACAAAAATAATCGGAAGATCTTTATAATGCTCATGAGAAAGGATCCTTCGACAAGCCTCCATGCCATCAATTTCCGGCATCATCAAATCCATGAGGATTAAATCAATGTCATGTTCTGGAGGATTCGGATTATCAAGCTGCAAATAGTCATATAACTCCATGGCGGATGTCATCGGCACCAATCGTTTATAGCCAGCCATTTGCAGGATTTTCCCCACAATCATTAGATTCGTTTTATTATCATCGACAATGATAATTTTCATAGCCATCCTAAATGCCAACCCCTTTTATTGAAAAGGCGCAAGCGCCCTTGTTCCAAGAGCCAGACCCCCACTGTGTTAACGTAATAACGCATTAGTTGCCTAACCGCCAATGTATTTCCTCAGGTAAGGCATCATTGGCCTACCTGCCAATTGATTAACGCAATAACGCATCGGGGGTCTGACCCCTGATTGCTTTCCTCAGCTTTTCAATCGCTTTCTTCTGCAGCCTTGAAACATGCATCTGCGAGATTCCCAGTTTCTCCCCTGTTTCCTTTTGACTTTTATTCGCGATAAACGTGCAATGGATGATTTCCCTCTCTTTATCTGATAAAACATGAAGGGCGCTCTCCAGCAACAGTTTTTGATCGACTTTTTCAAAGCCCTCATCATAGGTTCCCACGATATCTAACGTGGTTACTGTGCTACCCTCAGAACCTGTTTCAATCGGAAGATCGACCGATGCAGCCTGATAGCTTTTCCCCATCTCCATCGCTTCCAATACTTCTTCTTCGGAAATGTCCATATAATCGGCAATTTCATGAATTTGAGGTGACCGCTGCAATTGATTCGTCAGCTCGTCGACAACCGTTTTGATCTTTGGCCATGTCTCCTTGATCCGCCTTGGTACATGGACACTCCACGTTTTATCCCGCAAAAACCGCTTGATTTCCCCGATGACAGTCGGAATTAAATACGATTCAAACGACTTCCCCATGCCGGCATCATACCTTCTAATCGCCGACAATAAGCCAATCATCGCGACCTGCATGATATCCTCGTGGAAACTTTTCCCCTTCGAATATTTTCGCGCCAGACTCCCAACCAGAGCAGTGTAATGCTCGACCAGGGCCGTTTGCGCTTCCTCGTTCTCATCCTGCTGGAACGCGTTAATCAGGGCATCAATTTCTTCCTTAGTTCGCTTCACGGTTTGAGATGGTTGTGTCATGATTTTCACGCTCCCCACTTCGATTCTTCACCATGAAGACCGTTACTCCGGATTGATTTAACACCCGGACTTCATCCATTAGCGTTTCTATTAAATATAAACCTAACCCTCCCTCTGAAAGCTGCTCCACCGTACTAGATTCCGTATAAGGGCCTAATTCTTCTTTTGTTTGGTAAAAATTAAAGCTTTTTCCGTTGTCGGCAACAACGAT encodes:
- the cls gene encoding cardiolipin synthase produces the protein MKRKRLEFFFVIVMLILCCVVLFTGLPFKWKGLLIGLYGLIILSTVQALWLENRPPQNTLLWTYILVLLPVIGYIFYVYSGQLLVKGELFKSKRRSDRELLEALSNKQRALDVSQLNDHQRCFAEYLDRVTLTDQNQNTTTTVLHNGTETFEEIKRRLMAAKDFIHLEYYIFRSDRLGQEIIDILLAKVQEGVEVRLMVDAVGSYSLSRAVTKEMEAAGIQVYPFLPIKTAWYNQKFNFRNHRKIIIIDGKVGFVGGLNVGIEYLGEDDDYGYWCDTHVVLEGEAVQTLHAIFILDWKYVSGETLFDQERYIKEHPADGDGLVHVVATGPETSDNMSDHYYALCTCATKSIWIATPYFIPDQAIQTALRVAARKGIQVRLMVPETNDGFLTQYATQSYFPELLRAGIEVYSYEKGFLHKKVVIVDGDLASIGTANVDMRSFHLNFEVNLFLTGTTSIGDLVDQFEEDLKDCRRIRPVEFYKRNMAVKSKESFARLFSGIL
- a CDS encoding CheR family methyltransferase, translating into MEINLLLEGLYQAYGYDFRGYVRASLGRRILNRLRAERLPTITALLDKVLHEKGYLERLLNDLSIRMTEMYRDPGFFAAFRKEVVPLLRELPEIRIWHAGCATGEEVYSMAILMLEEGLADKTTIYATDMNEKAVEAAQKGAFPLKKMQQYTKNYLKAGGEKAFSEYYTADHQSAYFRPCLVERLIFAQHNLVTDGSFNEFHVILCRNVLIYFDNELQQQVHRLLYNSLADHGFMALGSKESILFMPQGLNYEEFNGPERIYRKK
- a CDS encoding CHASE3 domain-containing protein, which produces MVCLVLALLIVLNRMTALQDEVDFVSKHDIEVHDLANQIQRNILDMETGMRGYALTGDESYLEPYNLASRTWLDNYNKLHSMLDANSAQQRNLEEMKPLIISWLANSGEYVINHKKADNTAALNEHFDKNTGKKVTDQLRTLLESFLATEKKVTADRIGQLDASNNNLKITLYALIVLVTIITLATAIILSNSIVKTIKEVIGAIKNITDSDSESEVDLTARIHVHTRDETRELAEAMNDLLGTLEKHNWVQKSRIEISMMFQGITDINVLAQSFVTRLAQLFGASYGVVYLRRTKEGVTDFVKVAGYAIADEDSVKKSFGLGEGLIGQAALNQRLLQLDQVPEEHYKVTSGFGASSPTNLLIAPFSFEGQVEAVVELASFQPNLPEHVILINQLQDKFGLAITSVKGRMEVERLLGESQMLTEELQAQSEELQAQSEELQMQQEQLRISNEILEEQKKYAEQRAFDLKQAKDELEDYSEKLKLSSQYKTDFLANMSHELRTPLNSILILSQMMTENIEEMDKTEVADYARVVNSSGGDLLRLIDDILDLSKVEAGKIEILIDEVNVTEIPQMMHSLFDPVAKNKNLTFDVRLDQGLPAVIFTDGQRLQQIWKNLLSNAFKFTETGGVTVRVIQAPAEKIAGPGTEEVVLAIEVTDTGIGIPHDKQQIIFDAFQQVDGKTNRQFGGTGLGLSICREFTQLLGGAIEVQSKPNKGSTFTVYIPSRQKSDDYGRVTDYLAFDEVAASVEDMLEETETEGTLVEFGESEMEVSGDHIFKGKKVLLVEDDGRNVFAIETALVSKGIVVEVAANGKQALRMLQEADYDLVFMDIMMPVMGGYEAMRAIRDNLGMHDLPIIALTAKAMKGERDKCMEAGASDYIMKPLNIDQLFSLMRVWLTEQVKAQ
- a CDS encoding Dps family protein; the encoded protein is MAKTKEKEKTVSSSELLDKQVANFSVLYMKLHHFHWYVKGENFFTLHVKFEELYTEAGLHLDTIAERMLSIGAKPTATLKNHLEMASIQEAEGDESAREMVQALADDFETVCNELTDGITTAEDNDDQPTADMFIAIRTSLEKHRWMLKAYLAE
- a CDS encoding PP2C family protein-serine/threonine phosphatase is translated as MKIIIVDDNKTNLMIVGKILQMAGYKRLVPMTSAMELYDYLQLDNPNPPEHDIDLILMDLMMPEIDGMEACRRILSHEHYKDLPIIFVTAMGDSNKMAEAMDAGALDYVMKPINKIELLARIRSVLRLKLEKDMRKERDKRIQYEMDLAKQVQLSVLSDPLKEEDVTISAVYKPSFELAGDLYAWYKISPHRYGIILLDMMGHGISSSLVCMYIYSALKDSITEIGDPEAVLKELNRRMDQLHIDSLINYYFTAIYMVLDTEKQTIEYVNAGHPPGIVIVDDEVKLLEEGCCAVGFFDEIEVTKGVIPYKKDARILLYTDGLSESLEEEYEDVEGMLVNCMREDGMDDPGVLFQNLKLSTERLDAQKDDICLVMITTK
- the sigB gene encoding RNA polymerase sigma factor SigB, which translates into the protein MTQPSQTVKRTKEEIDALINAFQQDENEEAQTALVEHYTALVGSLARKYSKGKSFHEDIMQVAMIGLLSAIRRYDAGMGKSFESYLIPTVIGEIKRFLRDKTWSVHVPRRIKETWPKIKTVVDELTNQLQRSPQIHEIADYMDISEEEVLEAMEMGKSYQAASVDLPIETGSEGSTVTTLDIVGTYDEGFEKVDQKLLLESALHVLSDKEREIIHCTFIANKSQKETGEKLGISQMHVSRLQKKAIEKLRKAIRGQTPDALLR
- the rsbW gene encoding anti-sigma B factor RsbW, with product MSKVMDYIEMKIPAKPDYVGVIRLTLSGVASRMGYTYEEIEDMKIAVSEACTNAVQHAYNKDEGGEVVIGFGVYQDKLEIVVADNGKSFNFYQTKEELGPYTESSTVEQLSEGGLGLYLIETLMDEVRVLNQSGVTVFMVKNRSGERENHDTTISNREAN